One Nitrospirota bacterium genomic region harbors:
- the bioF gene encoding 8-amino-7-oxononanoate synthase — protein MASTDETDRYFQFIERLRQLERQHLLRRPKPLQSATGPVVSIDGREVILLASNDYLGLATHPQLIQSAVQATEKFGVGAGASRLVSGTLPPHIELESALARFKGTEAALVFGSGYLANLGMIPALIGSGGLILADRLCHASLIDGCRLSGADFRVFRHRDMEHLESLLRRRPAGRRTLIVTDGLFSMDGDLAPLLDLATLAEQYGAQILIDDAHATGVMGERGRGSLEHFSVESRIPFHMGTLGKALGGIGAYVVGPAPFIDYLINTARSFIFTTAPPPASAAASTAALTILETEPERRARLWANRRHFSSGLRSLGFDTADSLSPIIPVLIGEAERALAMAQKLLEYGVYAPAIRPPTVPKGTSRIRTTVTSEHTSEQLDAALEAFRKAGKDLGLI, from the coding sequence ATGGCGTCAACCGACGAGACCGATCGGTATTTTCAGTTCATTGAGAGGCTCCGGCAACTGGAGCGGCAGCACCTGCTGCGCCGGCCGAAACCGCTGCAGTCGGCGACCGGCCCGGTCGTCTCGATTGACGGCCGTGAAGTTATTCTGTTGGCATCGAACGACTATCTCGGTCTTGCCACCCATCCTCAACTCATTCAATCCGCCGTCCAGGCCACCGAGAAATTCGGTGTCGGCGCCGGCGCGTCTCGCCTGGTCTCCGGAACACTCCCGCCCCATATAGAGCTGGAGTCGGCATTGGCTCGCTTCAAAGGTACGGAGGCGGCTCTGGTGTTCGGTTCGGGTTATCTCGCCAATCTTGGAATGATCCCGGCATTGATCGGGTCCGGCGGGCTCATCTTGGCCGATCGCTTGTGCCATGCCAGCTTGATCGACGGGTGCCGTTTGAGCGGAGCCGACTTTCGCGTGTTCCGGCACCGCGACATGGAGCATCTCGAATCCTTGCTTCGGCGTCGACCGGCGGGACGACGGACGCTGATCGTTACCGACGGTCTGTTCAGCATGGACGGCGACTTGGCTCCTCTGCTCGACCTCGCTACGCTGGCGGAGCAGTATGGGGCACAGATCCTTATCGATGACGCCCACGCCACCGGCGTAATGGGCGAGCGCGGTCGCGGTTCGCTGGAACATTTCAGCGTCGAGTCGCGCATCCCGTTCCATATGGGCACGCTCGGGAAAGCGCTGGGCGGGATCGGCGCCTATGTCGTCGGGCCAGCCCCGTTCATCGACTATCTGATCAACACGGCTCGGTCTTTCATATTCACCACTGCGCCGCCACCCGCCAGCGCCGCCGCATCAACAGCCGCGTTGACGATCCTCGAGACGGAGCCCGAGCGGCGCGCACGCCTGTGGGCCAATCGCCGGCATTTCTCTTCCGGGCTGCGATCGCTTGGCTTCGACACGGCCGACAGCCTCAGTCCGATCATCCCGGTGCTCATCGGCGAAGCCGAGCGCGCCCTCGCGATGGCTCAGAAACTCCTCGAATATGGCGTGTACGCTCCGGCGATCCGGCCCCCGACCGTCCCCAAAGGAACGAGCCGGATCAGAACCACGGTGACCTCCGAACACACGAGCGAGCAGCTTGACGCCGCGCTGGAAGCTTTTCGGAAGGCCGGGAAAGATTTGGGCTTGATCTGA
- a CDS encoding tetratricopeptide repeat protein, with protein sequence MSYRIKIPSKSDPVNETQLLSGMERLWLTIQEYRRAILVGGAVLVAAVAIVIGVLWYDHRTAEAALGLYREATRHYLTRPADKPEQADANLKEAIKKYRQVVEQYPRTPSAPLALYHLGNALVQANEIDAAIEAYKRYVLLYASNSALLGLVQQRLGYAYLLKGDRDQAAKVFSTVVQLPGALNKDNALFELGKLEEAQSRPESALSHYQQLIKDYPSSPFASEAAVRIKVLEVKKGPAGTSSGTATTESQPGGSATNPADHPPSSDATQR encoded by the coding sequence ATGTCCTACCGCATTAAGATTCCATCAAAAAGCGACCCGGTGAACGAGACGCAGCTTCTCAGCGGGATGGAGCGTCTGTGGTTGACGATTCAGGAATATCGCCGGGCGATTCTGGTTGGAGGCGCAGTACTGGTCGCGGCGGTGGCAATTGTGATCGGCGTGCTCTGGTATGACCACCGTACGGCGGAGGCGGCGCTCGGTTTGTACCGCGAAGCGACCCGCCATTATTTGACGCGTCCTGCCGACAAACCGGAACAAGCCGACGCCAATCTTAAGGAGGCGATCAAGAAGTATCGCCAAGTGGTGGAACAGTATCCGCGCACTCCCAGCGCGCCGCTCGCCTTATACCATTTGGGAAATGCGTTGGTGCAGGCGAACGAGATCGATGCGGCGATCGAGGCCTACAAGCGGTACGTCCTGCTGTATGCTTCCAATTCCGCATTGCTCGGACTGGTTCAGCAGCGATTGGGCTACGCATATCTCTTGAAAGGAGATCGGGATCAGGCGGCCAAAGTGTTTTCAACGGTCGTACAACTGCCAGGTGCCTTGAATAAAGACAACGCGCTTTTTGAACTGGGCAAGCTCGAAGAGGCTCAATCACGGCCGGAAAGCGCATTGAGCCATTACCAGCAGTTGATCAAAGACTATCCCAGCTCTCCCTTTGCCAGCGAGGCTGCGGTCCGTATCAAGGTGTTGGAAGTGAAGAAAGGACCGGCGGGAACTTCTTCTGGAACCGCGACGACCGAATCACAACCCGGAGGGTCCGCTACGAATCCAGCCGACCATCCCCCTTCATCGGACGCTACACAACGCTAG
- a CDS encoding transglycosylase SLT domain-containing protein → MTTPGTIVKVAKTLDFCGVRSSTDRFVGRRSPEETAESRQVKNLFVVALPIVALTAVALSTPATAEQAVVVASAAQVPASVDESSSAPHLASQPAEKPPGAEESSNGLSQDDSLADKTVVEPASASEKTALSQQATDSQSSLSVGGSEKASEGEREVTYNVPIVVDSSVQGHIRYFNTSIRDRFEKWLLRLGKYKPLVESIFSEFDLPSDLVYLSLVESGFNPHAYSRARATGPWQFMKGTAKLYGLRVDQYVDERRDPIKSTVAAARYLKDLYDLFGSWPLAMAAYNAGEGKVLRALQKAQAESFKEISRTKLIRRETKEYVPRFMAATIIAKNPDRYGFPLEGVTPHSFEEVIVRRPIHFRAISNVTGIPYQELKNLNPELRRDATPPDDAEYHLKVPAGTKEKVEQLLDRIPTYKHIPLAVKSKHSRTDHGSTKVYRVRVGDTLEKIAKRFRISVKVLKARNNLTSALIKPGDVLAIR, encoded by the coding sequence TTGACAACACCAGGAACAATCGTTAAGGTAGCTAAAACTTTGGATTTTTGTGGCGTGCGCTCATCGACTGATCGATTCGTGGGGCGCAGGAGCCCGGAAGAAACTGCGGAGAGTAGACAGGTGAAAAACTTATTCGTGGTTGCTTTACCGATCGTGGCCTTGACTGCAGTGGCCTTATCGACACCCGCAACGGCTGAACAAGCAGTCGTAGTGGCCTCGGCGGCACAGGTTCCGGCATCGGTCGATGAATCCTCATCGGCCCCCCACCTCGCTTCACAACCAGCTGAAAAGCCGCCGGGAGCGGAAGAGTCCTCAAACGGGCTTTCTCAGGACGATTCTCTTGCCGACAAGACAGTCGTAGAGCCGGCTTCGGCTTCGGAGAAAACCGCCTTATCTCAACAGGCCACCGACTCGCAGTCTAGCCTGTCCGTAGGGGGATCGGAGAAGGCCTCCGAGGGAGAGAGAGAAGTCACTTACAACGTCCCCATCGTGGTGGATTCCTCAGTCCAGGGCCACATTCGCTACTTCAACACCTCAATTCGTGATCGGTTCGAGAAATGGCTGCTCCGACTGGGCAAGTACAAGCCGTTGGTCGAGAGCATCTTTTCTGAATTCGATTTGCCGAGTGACCTGGTGTACCTCTCCCTGGTCGAGAGCGGCTTCAATCCGCATGCGTACTCTCGAGCCCGCGCCACCGGGCCATGGCAGTTTATGAAAGGTACGGCGAAGCTCTATGGGCTTCGGGTCGATCAGTACGTGGATGAACGTCGAGATCCCATCAAGTCAACGGTTGCGGCAGCCCGGTATCTGAAGGATCTCTACGATCTCTTCGGAAGTTGGCCGTTGGCGATGGCCGCCTACAATGCCGGCGAAGGAAAAGTGCTGCGTGCGCTGCAGAAGGCCCAAGCTGAAAGTTTCAAAGAAATTTCCCGCACCAAGCTGATCCGTCGGGAAACCAAAGAATACGTTCCCCGTTTCATGGCGGCCACGATCATCGCAAAGAATCCGGATCGTTATGGATTTCCTCTGGAAGGCGTCACGCCCCACAGCTTTGAAGAAGTGATCGTCCGCCGTCCGATCCATTTCCGGGCGATCTCGAACGTCACCGGCATTCCTTATCAGGAGCTGAAGAATCTGAACCCGGAGCTTCGCCGGGACGCGACACCGCCCGATGACGCAGAGTATCATCTAAAGGTACCGGCAGGAACCAAAGAGAAGGTCGAACAACTGCTGGACCGCATTCCGACCTACAAGCACATCCCGCTTGCCGTGAAGTCCAAGCACAGCCGCACAGACCATGGAAGCACGAAAGTGTATCGCGTACGGGTGGGCGACACGCTCGAAAAGATCGCCAAACGCTTCCGAATCTCGGTGAAAGTGCTCAAGGCGAGAAACAACCTCACCAGCGCCCTGATTAAGCCGGGCGACGTGCTCGCGATCAGATAA
- a CDS encoding alanine--glyoxylate aminotransferase family protein, with the protein MLKRYLLAPGPTPVPPEVLLAMARPVIHHRAPEFVQVFAEVREDLKWLFQTRNDVLILASSGTGGMEGSVSNFLSPGDKALCVNAGKFGERWVKLCKTFGAQVAEIKVEWGRAVDPQAVADALKKDPSIKAVYVQASETSTGVAHDVKTLAEIVKPYEGTILVVDAITALGVFDIKTDVWGIDVVITGSQKALMLPPGLAFVSVSEKAWQLAEKAKNGAFYFNFKKERDSQIKNQTAYTPAVSLILGLQEVLKMLKAEGLEAVFARQAALAQAMREGVKAAGLSLFPKESPSDAVTAVSAPEGVDGQAIYKNLRVQYGITAAGGQDHLKGKIFRLSHMGYMDRFDVITALAAVEMVLRGLGHPIKLGSGVAKAQELLMV; encoded by the coding sequence ATGTTGAAACGGTATCTACTCGCTCCGGGACCGACTCCTGTGCCGCCGGAGGTCCTGCTGGCGATGGCGCGGCCGGTTATTCACCACCGCGCGCCCGAATTCGTCCAAGTGTTCGCCGAAGTGCGCGAAGATCTCAAATGGCTCTTTCAAACCCGCAACGATGTGCTGATTCTTGCCTCCTCGGGCACCGGGGGAATGGAGGGGTCGGTGTCGAATTTTCTGTCCCCTGGTGACAAGGCGCTTTGTGTCAACGCGGGCAAGTTCGGAGAGCGGTGGGTCAAGTTGTGTAAGACATTTGGTGCCCAGGTCGCGGAGATCAAAGTCGAATGGGGGCGGGCGGTCGACCCGCAGGCGGTCGCCGATGCCCTCAAGAAAGATCCGTCGATCAAGGCCGTCTATGTGCAGGCCAGCGAGACCTCGACCGGCGTCGCGCACGATGTGAAAACTCTGGCGGAGATTGTCAAGCCATACGAAGGAACGATTCTGGTGGTCGACGCCATTACGGCGTTGGGCGTGTTCGATATCAAGACCGACGTGTGGGGAATTGATGTGGTCATTACGGGATCGCAGAAAGCGCTGATGCTGCCGCCCGGGTTGGCCTTTGTCAGTGTGAGTGAGAAGGCCTGGCAATTGGCTGAGAAAGCGAAAAACGGCGCGTTTTATTTCAACTTTAAGAAGGAGCGGGATTCTCAGATCAAGAACCAAACAGCATATACCCCGGCGGTCTCCCTAATCCTTGGGCTTCAGGAAGTGCTCAAGATGCTGAAGGCAGAAGGACTGGAAGCGGTGTTCGCCCGCCAAGCGGCGCTGGCTCAGGCCATGCGGGAGGGAGTCAAGGCGGCCGGACTCTCCCTTTTCCCCAAGGAGTCGCCCAGCGATGCTGTGACGGCGGTTTCCGCTCCCGAGGGCGTTGATGGTCAGGCGATCTATAAGAACCTCAGGGTGCAATACGGGATCACGGCCGCTGGCGGCCAAGACCACTTGAAAGGGAAGATTTTCCGGCTCTCCCATATGGGGTATATGGATCGGTTCGATGTGATCACGGCCTTGGCGGCCGTTGAAATGGTGCTGCGGGGCCTCGGTCATCCGATCAAATTAGGCAGCGGTGTGGCGAAGGCGCAGGAATTGCTGATGGTGTAA
- the serA gene encoding phosphoglycerate dehydrogenase, protein MKILVSDSLSKQGIEVLEKAGFTVVVKTKLSKDELLKEIKDCDGLIVRSATRVTADVIDAAERLKVIGRAGSGLDNVDTQAATRRGIVVMNTPGGNTVTTAEHTMAMIFAMTRRIPQATASMKAGKWEKERFMGVELYNKILGIVGVGQIGGYLTKLAQGIGMNVIAYDPYLAEERARKMGVEMVDLDELFRRSDIISVHTPLTPETRSLIDVRTIAKMKPGVMIVNCARGGIVNEADLCEALKTKKVAAAAFDVFDQEPVKPDHPLLTLDNFICTPHIGASTTEAQENVAIGIAEQIVDYFTKGIARGAVNVPSVPPELLPQLQPYLALAEKVGLLQAQLYEGGLERVTVEYNGEVSSLTVAPLTIAVLKGLLTPILENAVNFVNAPVVAKERGIEVKEVKSGDAGDFTSVIRVWVEAGRRVHHVAGTLHNRKEPRIVEIDTFQVEVVPEGHLLLILNVDRPGVIGEVGKVLGDHDINIARMQCSREERGGNALLIIGTDVPLSREVLDQIKSARNILSVKVADLSMGL, encoded by the coding sequence ATGAAAATTCTGGTCAGTGACAGCTTGTCAAAGCAAGGGATCGAGGTCCTCGAAAAGGCGGGATTCACCGTTGTCGTCAAAACCAAGCTCTCCAAGGATGAGTTGCTCAAGGAGATCAAAGATTGTGATGGTTTGATCGTCCGTTCGGCGACGAGAGTCACCGCGGATGTGATCGACGCAGCAGAGCGTCTCAAGGTCATAGGGCGTGCTGGCTCCGGGCTGGACAATGTGGATACCCAAGCAGCGACCCGCCGTGGCATCGTGGTCATGAATACACCAGGCGGTAACACTGTGACAACCGCCGAACATACCATGGCGATGATCTTCGCGATGACCCGACGGATTCCCCAGGCGACTGCGTCCATGAAGGCCGGGAAGTGGGAGAAAGAGCGGTTCATGGGCGTCGAGCTGTACAACAAGATCTTGGGGATCGTCGGTGTCGGACAGATCGGGGGCTATCTGACCAAGCTAGCGCAGGGGATCGGCATGAACGTCATCGCCTACGACCCCTATCTGGCCGAGGAACGGGCACGCAAGATGGGGGTCGAGATGGTGGATCTCGATGAACTGTTTCGCCGGAGCGACATTATCTCGGTCCACACGCCCTTGACCCCTGAAACCAGATCGCTGATCGACGTTCGGACCATCGCCAAGATGAAGCCCGGCGTGATGATCGTCAACTGCGCGCGCGGCGGGATCGTCAACGAGGCCGACCTCTGCGAGGCGCTCAAGACCAAGAAGGTCGCCGCCGCCGCGTTCGACGTATTCGACCAAGAGCCGGTCAAGCCGGATCATCCCCTGCTCACCCTGGACAATTTCATCTGCACCCCGCACATCGGCGCGTCGACGACGGAGGCACAGGAAAACGTCGCCATCGGCATTGCAGAGCAGATCGTTGATTACTTCACCAAGGGCATCGCGCGTGGCGCCGTCAACGTCCCATCGGTGCCGCCTGAACTTCTTCCTCAGCTCCAGCCGTATTTGGCATTGGCCGAAAAAGTCGGCCTCTTGCAAGCCCAGCTTTACGAGGGCGGACTCGAGCGGGTCACCGTTGAATACAACGGAGAGGTGTCTTCGCTCACTGTCGCTCCGCTGACGATCGCGGTCTTGAAGGGACTCCTGACCCCCATACTCGAAAACGCAGTCAATTTCGTGAACGCACCGGTCGTGGCCAAGGAGCGGGGGATCGAAGTGAAAGAGGTCAAGAGCGGAGACGCCGGCGACTTCACGAGTGTGATCCGGGTCTGGGTCGAAGCGGGCAGACGTGTGCACCATGTGGCCGGCACGCTTCACAATCGCAAGGAGCCTCGCATCGTCGAAATCGACACGTTCCAAGTCGAAGTGGTGCCGGAGGGGCACCTCCTGCTGATCCTCAACGTCGATCGCCCGGGCGTGATCGGCGAGGTCGGAAAAGTACTAGGAGATCACGACATCAACATCGCCCGCATGCAGTGCTCCCGCGAGGAACGCGGCGGCAACGCCTTATTGATCATTGGTACCGACGTCCCCTTATCTCGCGAGGTGCTGGACCAGATTAAGTCCGCGAGAAACATTCTCTCGGTCAAGGTCGCCGATCTCTCCATGGGTCTGTAA
- the hisZ gene encoding ATP phosphoribosyltransferase regulatory subunit translates to MTTILPHVALQVRWLEGILLTQLSRWGYDEIILPTFEYLDVLAPGLEQDIIEKCYQFADRTTGRILLLRPDATAQIARTVAMGMIDRQIPLRLSYRTSVFRYEPEHAGRDREIFQVGAELIGRDDIAADAEIIALMAECLKQVGLRSFKVSLGHVGFFKGLLAGTGMSAEGRKRAEQAAARKDLPRLEEILSSERVPLVQARSILEAPGLYGREEVLDRGRRLAGRDRTLQSTLDRLTQVYRLLESADLHGCLLLDLGEFRGFEYYDGLVFDVFADGVGCELGGGGRYDHLIGRFGRDLPSTGFALDVDRLFRALSADIAGEIRQAGPDYVVCAPAHLSQRLFQVTNLLRARGCRVIHGTVRKRPAETVGAAIEESRRYQATAALVLGAPGLSFDEVLMIENLSSSPASKRSEKRRSKTHSFKRVKIQALAGLVGGTTSS, encoded by the coding sequence ATGACGACCATTTTGCCTCACGTCGCGCTGCAGGTCCGGTGGCTTGAGGGAATTCTCCTGACCCAGTTGAGTCGTTGGGGCTATGACGAAATTATCCTGCCTACGTTCGAATACTTGGACGTGCTGGCACCGGGCCTTGAGCAGGACATCATCGAGAAGTGTTACCAGTTCGCCGATCGTACGACCGGCCGTATCTTGCTCCTGCGGCCGGACGCCACTGCGCAGATTGCTCGGACCGTGGCGATGGGGATGATCGATCGGCAAATCCCCTTGCGCCTGTCCTATCGGACCTCCGTCTTTCGGTACGAGCCGGAACATGCTGGGCGGGATCGGGAGATTTTTCAAGTCGGAGCGGAACTGATCGGGCGGGACGATATTGCCGCCGACGCCGAAATCATCGCGCTCATGGCCGAATGCTTGAAACAAGTCGGGCTCCGTTCATTCAAAGTCTCTCTGGGGCACGTCGGGTTTTTCAAGGGACTGCTGGCCGGAACAGGGATGTCTGCGGAGGGACGAAAGCGGGCCGAACAGGCCGCGGCGCGCAAGGATCTGCCGCGCCTCGAAGAAATTCTTTCGTCCGAGCGAGTGCCCCTGGTCCAGGCTCGGTCGATCCTCGAAGCGCCCGGACTCTATGGGCGGGAGGAAGTGCTGGATCGAGGGCGTCGGCTTGCCGGACGGGATCGTACGCTGCAATCGACGCTCGATCGGCTCACTCAGGTGTATCGGTTGCTGGAGTCCGCTGACCTCCACGGCTGCCTCTTGCTCGACCTCGGCGAATTCCGCGGCTTCGAATATTATGACGGGCTCGTGTTCGACGTGTTTGCGGATGGGGTTGGATGCGAACTCGGTGGCGGCGGACGCTACGATCACTTGATCGGACGATTCGGTCGAGATCTGCCGTCCACCGGCTTCGCGTTGGATGTCGATCGACTCTTCCGCGCGTTGAGCGCGGACATTGCCGGCGAGATCCGCCAAGCAGGGCCTGACTATGTAGTCTGCGCGCCGGCCCACTTGTCCCAGCGGCTTTTTCAGGTGACGAACCTGTTAAGGGCGCGCGGGTGTAGGGTCATTCATGGGACTGTTCGGAAGCGTCCCGCCGAGACAGTCGGGGCGGCTATCGAAGAATCGCGGCGGTATCAGGCCACTGCGGCTCTTGTGCTCGGTGCCCCCGGCCTTTCCTTTGACGAAGTGCTGATGATCGAAAATCTTTCATCCAGTCCAGCTTCAAAGCGGTCGGAGAAACGCCGCTCCAAGACGCATTCCTTCAAGCGGGTCAAGATTCAAGCGCTTGCCGGTTTGGTCGGCGGAACAACAAGCTCCTGA
- the dnaB gene encoding replicative DNA helicase: MATVDLSEPKLPPQNLEAEQSVLGAILLDNGAMAKAMELLSEEDFYRTAHRKIYRAMLELSEIGEVIDQITLTERLKERGELEAVGGAAYLAELVQMVPSAANIRYHCKIVRDKALLRGLISTATDVIARGYEGTAPIDELLEFAEQSVFSLAQGKLGRSFTQINHIIKESLELVDRLSKRKERVTGVPTGFYDLDDLTAGLQASDLVVIAGRPSMGKTSLALGIAQHAAIHVGAVVGIFSLEMSKPQLVLRMLSSEARVDSHALRTGRLQKEDWWRLAEAAGRLEQAPIFIDDTGALSVQQMRGKARRLKAERGLDLLIVDYLQLMQGRSDAESRQQEISDISRSLKGLAKELNIPVVALSQLSRNVENRKPPIPMLADLRESGAIEQDADVVIFIYREEVYDPNSEKKGIADILVRKHRNGPIGDRQLFFHDKFAKFESLDTREAV; encoded by the coding sequence ATGGCGACAGTCGATCTTTCCGAACCTAAACTGCCCCCCCAAAACCTGGAAGCCGAGCAATCGGTTTTGGGCGCCATTCTGCTCGATAATGGGGCGATGGCCAAGGCTATGGAACTGTTGAGCGAAGAAGATTTCTATCGGACAGCGCATAGGAAGATCTATCGCGCGATGCTAGAACTGTCCGAGATCGGAGAGGTGATCGACCAGATCACCCTGACCGAGCGGCTCAAGGAGAGAGGTGAGTTGGAAGCGGTGGGAGGCGCCGCCTATCTGGCGGAACTCGTCCAGATGGTGCCGAGCGCGGCGAATATCCGCTACCACTGCAAGATCGTTCGGGACAAAGCGCTCCTCCGGGGACTGATCAGCACAGCCACCGACGTCATCGCCCGCGGGTACGAGGGTACGGCCCCGATCGATGAGTTGTTGGAGTTTGCCGAGCAATCGGTGTTCAGTCTTGCTCAAGGGAAGCTCGGCCGCTCGTTCACGCAGATCAACCATATCATCAAAGAAAGTCTCGAACTCGTCGACCGCCTCTCGAAACGGAAAGAGCGGGTTACGGGGGTGCCGACCGGGTTTTACGATCTTGATGATCTGACGGCCGGTCTGCAGGCATCGGATCTCGTCGTGATTGCCGGGCGCCCCAGCATGGGCAAGACCAGCCTGGCGCTCGGGATCGCCCAGCACGCCGCCATCCATGTAGGGGCTGTCGTCGGGATTTTCAGTCTGGAGATGTCCAAGCCTCAATTGGTGCTCCGGATGCTGAGTTCGGAAGCCCGCGTGGATTCTCACGCGTTACGGACCGGGAGACTGCAGAAGGAGGATTGGTGGCGGCTGGCCGAGGCGGCCGGTCGTCTCGAACAGGCGCCGATTTTCATTGATGACACGGGGGCGCTCTCGGTCCAACAAATGCGGGGCAAGGCGAGGCGCCTCAAGGCGGAGCGAGGTCTCGACCTGTTGATCGTGGATTATCTCCAGTTGATGCAGGGCCGTAGCGACGCCGAGTCTCGCCAACAGGAGATCTCCGACATTTCCCGGTCCTTGAAAGGACTGGCCAAGGAACTCAATATCCCGGTCGTCGCACTGTCGCAGTTGAGCCGCAACGTCGAAAACCGCAAACCGCCGATTCCGATGCTTGCGGACCTGCGCGAAAGCGGCGCCATCGAGCAGGACGCGGACGTGGTGATTTTCATTTATCGTGAAGAAGTCTACGATCCGAACTCGGAAAAGAAGGGGATCGCCGATATTCTCGTGCGGAAACACCGCAACGGTCCGATCGGAGACCGGCAACTGTTCTTTCACGATAAGTTCGCGAAGTTCGAAAGCCTCGACACCCGTGAAGCAGTTTGA